In bacterium, the following proteins share a genomic window:
- a CDS encoding glycosyltransferase gives MRPISSPLVSASGYSGPSLISLAVAAQPQHIREKNDAFLAVARPHALLVTNHGYPGPDTRWPTSGPDSGGQITYVNKVAENLVPLGYKVTIATRAFRPAAEYEKFGDRRGVDFFENEPLARYVFVPGVEPEFVAKEQIFAELPVIAQNLSHFIAEEARAAKVKPWEHVAWINSHYWDGGVIGQLVVRGWQHEVLSGWIADKFGFDPTSLCNPMAGGIIRTVIRSLATYLSEDPELAGRLDAVNRHAWTSHSIGTLKRKNMDEMPKSDDADESIKKLKEKARRWEYMAMNFSMRELVERALVGGAQLALGQLLYPDAPPAKLIAYTSAEILDQTRWLGMPEDMPLVRFPPGTEFKGFYPRDNVNHPDVQLLFDYMEGRADLFPEEKAHPPERTVPAEVVDRMRRDPQSLNVIVEASRMDETKRKVLLVEVMPSLPKDTIMLITGMRDGAGVYDGIKARIDELGLSDRVFLIGRVPARCMGPLCSLPHGEGRDQFRAAIGASASRMEGWGMSVMDMTAGGLPLVASDMIPYATYIADKGDAAVVVPMQDGEVDRYAEVFRSLIADPAAARDLAARGREAVREFEWPELTRTFVGEVEKVFDISRK, from the coding sequence ATGCGCCCAATCTCCTCTCCCCTCGTCTCTGCCTCCGGCTATTCAGGACCATCTTTGATCTCGCTCGCCGTCGCCGCACAACCGCAACACATCAGGGAAAAGAACGATGCGTTCCTCGCGGTGGCGCGTCCGCACGCGTTGCTCGTCACGAATCACGGCTATCCGGGCCCGGACACGCGTTGGCCCACGAGCGGCCCCGACTCCGGCGGCCAGATAACGTACGTCAACAAGGTCGCGGAGAATCTGGTGCCTCTGGGCTACAAGGTGACGATCGCCACTCGCGCATTCAGGCCAGCCGCCGAATACGAGAAGTTCGGCGACCGCAGGGGAGTGGATTTCTTTGAGAACGAGCCGCTGGCGCGCTACGTCTTCGTCCCGGGCGTGGAGCCGGAGTTCGTCGCCAAGGAGCAGATATTCGCGGAGCTCCCTGTCATCGCCCAAAACCTGTCGCACTTCATAGCTGAGGAGGCGCGCGCCGCCAAGGTCAAGCCCTGGGAGCACGTTGCCTGGATCAACTCCCACTACTGGGATGGAGGAGTGATCGGCCAGCTCGTGGTGAGGGGATGGCAGCATGAGGTTCTCTCCGGCTGGATAGCCGATAAGTTCGGATTCGACCCCACTTCGCTTTGCAATCCCATGGCGGGCGGCATTATCAGGACTGTGATCAGAAGCCTCGCGACCTATCTGAGCGAGGATCCGGAGCTTGCCGGCCGCCTGGATGCCGTGAACAGGCACGCATGGACCTCGCACTCCATAGGGACCCTCAAGCGGAAAAACATGGATGAGATGCCCAAGTCGGATGACGCCGACGAGTCTATCAAAAAATTGAAGGAGAAGGCGCGCAGGTGGGAGTACATGGCCATGAATTTCTCCATGCGCGAGCTGGTGGAGAGGGCGCTGGTCGGCGGGGCGCAGCTGGCCCTCGGGCAGCTCCTGTATCCGGACGCGCCGCCGGCGAAGTTGATCGCCTACACCTCCGCCGAGATACTGGATCAGACGCGATGGCTGGGTATGCCTGAGGATATGCCGCTGGTGAGGTTCCCGCCGGGCACGGAGTTCAAAGGCTTTTATCCGCGCGACAATGTGAATCATCCCGACGTCCAGCTCCTCTTCGATTACATGGAGGGCAGGGCCGATCTCTTCCCCGAGGAGAAGGCCCATCCTCCGGAGAGGACCGTGCCCGCGGAGGTGGTGGACAGGATGCGGCGCGATCCGCAGAGCCTGAATGTGATCGTCGAGGCCAGCCGAATGGACGAGACCAAGCGCAAGGTCCTTCTCGTCGAGGTGATGCCGAGTCTCCCGAAAGACACGATCATGCTCATCACCGGCATGAGGGACGGCGCAGGGGTGTACGACGGGATCAAGGCGCGCATAGATGAGCTGGGGCTTTCGGACCGGGTCTTTTTGATCGGCAGGGTTCCGGCCAGGTGCATGGGGCCGCTCTGCAGCCTGCCGCACGGCGAGGGGCGCGATCAATTCCGGGCGGCGATCGGGGCCAGCGCCTCGCGCATGGAGGGCTGGGGGATGTCGGTGATGGACATGACCGCAGGGGGGCTGCCCCTGGTGGCCTCCGACATGATCCCGTATGCGACCTACATAGCGGACAAGGGCGATGCGGCCGTGGTGGTGCCCATGCAGGATGGAGAGGTGGATAGATACGCGGAGGTTTTCCGCTCGCTCATCGCAGATCCCGCTGCCGCGAGGGATCTGGCCGCGCGCGGCCGCGAGGCTGTCCGCGAGTTCGAATGGCCCGAGC